The stretch of DNA TTAGAGTAAGGAAGGTTTACATGCACAATATGATTAGTCTAACGCTGGAATCGATTTTACGGCATTTGTTTTTTAGTGCAAAACTAAACTCCCTGACTTAAAATTAGTAAATGACCACACAACATGTTGCAAGTCATTACAAAACGTATTTTACTAAAGTATAACTTTAATCAACACCCTTTTTTTCAAGGAAATGCAGGGCGCTAGTCGTGCGAAGAGTTGGGCTAAAGCAGTGCAAAAGGAATGGAAAATTCTGGAGAACGACTTACCAGGTATGTGAGTGTAGCTCAAAATATACGGTCCATATGCATGGATACAAATGAATAGCCACTTATTTAATTGCAGAAACCATTTACGTGCGAGCGTTCGAGGACCGCATGGATCTGCTCCGGGGGGTGATGATGGGCGCAAGCGGGACACCGTATCATGACGGCCTCTTCTTCTTCGATCTGCAGCTACCTCCTTAGTACCCGGATGCCCCACCACAAGTGTATTACCACTCCTTCGGCCTACGCCTCAATCCAAACCTCTACGAGTCTGGTACAATGTGCCTCAGCCTGCTAAACACATTCGGTGGCGAGGGCACCGAGGTCTGGTCCTTGACGGAGTCAAGCCTCCTCCAAGTCGTTGTCTCCATCCAGGGCCTTGTCCTCAATGACAAACCATACTACAATGAGACTGGCTACGAGACAATGGTCGACAAACCGGAGGGCCGCCACAATGCGCTGCCCTACAGTGAGAATGCTTACCTGCTCACCCTCCGGACCATGCTACACCTTTTACGTCGGCCACCTCGGGGATTTGAGGAATTCATTAAGGAACACTTCCGCCATCGAGGAAGGTTTGTGCTCGGGGCATGCAACGCGTGGCTGCAGGGAAATATTGTCGACAATGCTCATGCCACTGAAGTGAGTAGGAAGCAGCCGTGCTCGGCTGGGTTAAGGCTTGCACTCACCAAGGTAGTGCCAAGCCTCGTGGCAGCCTTCACAGAGATCCGAGCCGAGGGGTGCGAAGAGTACCAGTAGTTGTGAATCAAATTGCCATGTCCTCTCAGCAACGCACTAGACAGACGAGTTCTGGTTGGCTCTTTTCATTATTTGTTCCTTTTACCGGCTGCATAATTGTGCCTGACTGACCAAGCCAGTTTCCATCTCACACAAGCTGCTAAGCTTGCAGGCATGTGCAGTGTAAAGGCGAGCAATTTCTGCATATATTGATTGTCTCTGCAGAAGAACTTTTTTGGCCTCTACGGTTCTACCAAAAGGATTTGAAGCAAACGCTCGTTGCAATATAGATGATGCTTCTGTATTTATGAAATACTATTACTAATTTTCTTCAACTTTTGCCTGAAACTGTATGTGCAAATAACAAAATATTATGCAGATTCCTTAAAAAACTGCACGTACTTTTGCCTGTCATGGTTGGGACCGCAGGGATGGCCCCCCGCTCGTTGTGCCAAGGTCTAGGGGGAACCGTCGGCCCAACAGCCATCTGATCGGTCAAGACTGAGTCATCGGTGCAGTACTCGAGCCAACTCTCTTCGGCACCTAGCTCACCTGTGTAGCTCCTTAAATAATAAGGCGGACGCTAGCCATCGATCCATCATCTGATCCCCGGAAACAGACTCAAAATGTTGCATGTTGCTTGCTCATTGTTTTTCTATTTTCCTTTTTACAATCAACACTATGCTTCTCCTGGTCGTGGAATTAATTCATTTGCTCTTCTGTACTGCGGGTTAATTAGAGATGATGCCAGGGTGTTTCATGCAAAAGTGCAGGCAACGACCGGTCCAGCCACATGGCTGCCACTTGTCGAGCTGTAATAGGCCGGGGACTAAATCATCACATCCAATGCAAGTTGGGGTATGGTGGAGTTGCATTTTACAAATTTGAAACTAAAACATCACATTCTACACAAGTTAGGGTACCTCGGGTGCTTTTATCTCTTGCTCTATTTTTTTAGTACTAATATGTCACGAATTTTGCTATGCTTATGTTAGTTCATCTGCAAAGGGAGGTGTTGGTACGGTAAAGTGGGGAAATATGCTTCCCTTCCACAGCTATATAATCACTTCCAAAAGTCATAATTTTTGTCAGCGTGTACATTTCTAGAACTTAAGAGGGTAGACTGTGAAGGAAATAAGTTTTAATTGAATCATCAGATGGAAAACACTGTTTGGTGTAAAGCTACCATTTAAGACGGTTTTGTTCTTAAAGTAGATCATAACCATGTTATAACAAAAGTGAAGCTATAGGGTGTCGTTCATGCTTATTGTTCTACATTTCTCTGCTGTTGATTTATCAGGCTGCATATTATAACAAAAGTGACGCTATAGGGTATCAGCAATGCATGAAAACAAATATAGAACCACCACAATGATCGAAATTGTACAACATATCGCTTTGATCAACAAGGTGCGCCAATACCAGACTCTTCTAAGATAAAGGCTCCATGTAATACAACTATGTTCGGTAGGCTTCGACAAATTTACAAAGAATTTGGGATGCGTTTGGTTGCCCGCATCTACCCCAACTAGCCCGCATCTACCCCAACTAGGCCCGCATGGGAAAAGTTTGGCCCGTTTGGTTGGCTGGATCACAAACAAATGTTGGGCCGCACGGAACTTAATGCACTCCCAGCGAGGCCTGCTTGAGCGCATGTGGTGGGCCCCAATATAGGAGGGATGTGATTTCTTCTCCTACCTCCACTAAACTGTTCCCTAATCTCCTTTTCTTCGTCCCTTCTGGTTCCATTGAGACAATCGATTCGTAGTTTCATCAACCGTAGAGGCCTTTTGGGGCGGCCATGACGTCCTGTGTGGCCGTGAGCACTGAAGAGAAGGGGAAGATCAGAGAGGAGTAGAGGAAGAAAAAGCAGGAGAGGGTGACGAATGGGGGCGCAATGAAGGGCGGCAAGGTCGACCTGTCCGGGATGCGCTGGCGCATGTCGTCGTGCTTGTCACTGATCCTCCAGCCGTTATCCTTGTCGTCGTCCGCGGCATTCCGGCATGCGCGGTCGATGCCATCAATCAAGGCGCTGGCGGCAGAAGGCGCGCTGCAGCAGTGGTGGGAGTTGAGACTTGGTTGGATCATGACCAGGAAACCCTCCTTCACGCGTGCCGTCGAGATGAGCGTGGACGTGGCCGCCGTGCTCGGATGCCACCGCCTCAGCACGCTCCGACACGTCTTCTACAAGGGACGCGTCAATGTGCACCGCCTCCTGGGCCGCGACGGCCTCCTGCTCGAAGGCGTCTTCGTGCAGGACTTCAGGTGCGACTGCATCAACTACGACCAGAACTTCAACAACGGCGACATCGACACCAGATGCTAGTTGTTGCGCTGTACTGGAAGGAGGCCGCCGCCACGTGGCTCGTCAGGGAGAAGGCGCAGCTCGGACGCGCCCGTGCCGCCGAGGAGGACGCCTCCAGCTCCCGGCGTGAGAACGCCGAGTTCGCCGAGCTGCACCGGGCAGTCGACCACGAGAACGACGGCCTACGGCGCGCGCTCAAGCGGGCGGCAGAGGAGACCAGCACAGCTAGTGAGTCGCTCGAGTTCGTGACCAACATTCGTAGACTCCGGCGGGGTGATGACCGCCGCGAGCCGGAATCGCGTCCATTAGCAACATCGCGGAGCTAAGGTcagcggcggtggcggtggcatTGGTCGACGCCAAGTCCGCCATCGCGAGCACACTACCAAGAACTCCACTGTAACTTAGTATGTCATGTGGGTGTTAAACTCTTAATCACGTTGCATGTATACAAGCAAACACCGGTTACTTGCATCTACAAAACCAATGCACGCAACCAAGCGCCAGACCAAAAAAAATGCTCCCCTAATGCAGGCAGCCTATATGCAGACAACCAAATTAAGTGCAGATGATGTTTTTTCTTACATTAGCTCAACCAGGCCTAGGTGAGACAAGTATGCAAAGTGCTAAAAAAATGATGTAGGTAACCAAACGCATCATCGATACACTTGGTAGCGTTCGACCAACCACACAGTTTAAAGCCTTGATGTAGTAGAACTATTTCTCGTAAACAAGCAAAAATACAAGTATTTGCTTCCGAAGGATATTGCAAAGGAATTACTTTGCCAATCGAACATGACAGATAATGTGTACGATCCTCCCACTCCCACAAACATCCATATTCCAAGGCAAGTAAGCGTGTCAAGTTTCTCTCTTCCCAATCGGGAATTTTGCGAACACGGTGAAAAATCGATCAAGAACAACGCATATTAGGACATACAAGAACACCGAATTTTGCCGGCATCCGTTGATTTCACTTCATTATACATTTTCTCTTCTTCCTACTGTTTTCGCCTCATCATACATGTTTCATCTCATTATACATGTTctcttattcttcttcttgttcaTCATGAAAAACTACTCCATCCACAAGACTGTTGAGTCCTGCAAGCTTCTCGGCCATGCATGATACCCTCGTTTACGATCACATCATACTGCAAGCTACAAAAGATCGATGAGACTGTTCTACATTAGAAAGAATCACCATTACACTGAAGTGAAGGACATGAAAAACAGTCAACTGGCAGCGAACTCCGTGCCTGGTGCGCGGTGAGCCGTATCTCGGGCAGGGccggcccgggggggggggggggggggggggggggggggggggggggggggggggggggggggcgccctggGCCCCCAGAGTAGGAAGGACCCCTGATGTGTGATGTTTAGGAAAGATTTGTGATTTTTAGGAAGAATTATTTTCCACGCGACAGATCGATTTGATTCTAAAAAAGGGACAGAATTCTTCGCATGTAACGGATCGCCTGATTTTTTAGTGATGTTTAGTAGGAAATAATACTTACGCATGTAACAGATGGACTTATCCCTTCTCAAAAAGCGGAGACAATTGTGACAGATCCATTAATTCAGGCATTGCCGCGTTCGCGCGTGGTCTTCTCGGCTTCCATTTCTTCTCTTCCACAACTGGCAACCAATCAGCCATGGTCAACCACATGTTGCCCGCGTCATTGTGATTTTCGGCTGCTGTACGCGATTAGTGAAGGAAGATAATGCGATTTTCAAGTCTCCATCAACCTCCGCTTCAACGCAAATCTTCTCTTTTTTATAGTCTTTTCAGATTGTTTGGCTTCTGAAGTTAACTAATCCTCGTACATACCTCTTTCTCGCACTCCGGTTTCTTGTCGTGATTGGGAATAGAATAGGGAAACTCGGATTTCTGTTCGTGACTCGTAAGCAGCAGCAAAAGCATGCAATTTCAATATTTCTAGCCTTCCAGGTACCTTATTCCATGCCTCTTAATTAGCAGTGTTCTTAATTTCTTTTATCATATGTGTGTATGCTAATTAGCAAGAATGCTATTAATTTAGCAAGATTTATCTAGAAATTATCCATGACaatgagaaaaaaagagagaacaTGCAGATGAGTTGATGGTCCCAGAAAGTACTTCAACTGCTTCCgtgcaaaaaaaaaacaaagcACTTCCGAAAACTCCGAGGAATTAGCTTTAGTCGCTGTTGAACAACAACCTAGTGAAACATTATAGGTCAAAAAACATTTAAGTAGGCACAGAAGTGTTACTAACTAGATGATGCCCCGCACGTTGTTGGGGTAATATTTTGCAGTATTTTAGTGAGATTTTGGTTATATGGAACATGAATATTTGAAATAATAGTTTTCAAAATTATATAAGAATTAAATCTAATACCATAATAGAATGGAATCttacatgcatgcatgtttgcATGCTGAAGTGGATTTTTAATATGCATAGTTGCATGTTGATGTGGgcctttcctatgcaagttgaatgatgaggtggcatgcttgcatgttgagagaaatatgttagtgggggctagctatttagatatagaagattcAACTAATAATTGATTAACAAGAGCTGCCAAATTTTATGTAAATGATTATGACCCTGGTTTTTATAATAGTCGAGATGACATGGCAACATAAATTATAGTGTAAAGTGTATTTATTTGCAATTGAAAGAGCGAAAAATATATTTATTTGGCTTTAGGGCCCCTTCTAGTTATCTCACCCCGGGCCCCTGAAATCTCAGGACCGGGCCTAATCTTGGGTTTACTGACAAACACAGACACACTTGGCCAGAAGTCTGACCAGCCATCCATACAAAAGCTACAATCCACAACTTTGATGTGCGCATCTCTAGGTCCCGAGGTGGGAAGCAAATTTTCCATCATCTAGAAATCACTAAGTTTGGGACGCGGCTTGACACATGCCAAACGCAGTTCGCATGTCTATTACCTGGGTAAACTAGTTTGTGCTTACAAATTGGACCTTTCCAAAGCATCTATCCGGACTGGGTTTTCTTGGAGCATGTGATGCAAAAGTTGGATTTCTCTCAGCGGTGGCCCACATGTGTCACATTGGTGGGTGGACTGGATTATCTCATGTGTCACATCGGTGAGATAGTATGTTAAATTAAATGAAACCCTCTTGGATTCATTCGCACCGTCGCGTTGTCTTTGGCAGGCGACCCACTCTCTTCCTTTTTATTCCTTTTTGTGGTTGATGGATTGTCTGCAATTCTAAAGCATAGTGTTCTTCTGATGATATTACCCCGCTCAAGGTGTGTAGACGTGCTTCGGGCATGCATCTCACATCTTTCATTTCTAGATGACACTATGTTGTTCTTTTTTAAAAGGACGCTATGTTGTTCTTTGAGGCTACTTGCCCGGGCAGAAAAAGTGAAAATTGCTTTGAACCTCTATGATAATGCAACTGGCTAAAGTTTAAACTATAATAAATGTTCAATCTTGTTTGGAGGTGCATGTCCATTTGTTGTTCAGGAACAAGTTCATGGTGCATTAAATGTTACTTGCTTGGTATTTGAAGAGAAATACCTAGGGATCCCAGCTCTGGAAGGTTGTATGTCAAAGGGTTGTTTTGAAAATCTTTGGGTGAGTTTGATGACTAAGCAGCTTATACAATGGGGTGATGGTCACCTAGCACAACATGCTAGAGAGACTCATCAAATAGGTAGCCCAGGCATTACCCACTTACACTATGGGGTGTTCAAGCTTCCCTTTTTGGTGTTTGATGAATTAACTAGGATGGTGCGAAGTTTTTATTGGGGCTCTACTGTGGTAAAAGGAAAGTACACTGGCGTGCATGGGATGATCTTTATTATATAGCCAAAATAAAGAGGTGGTGTTGGGTTCACGGACTTTTATCTCTTCAACCAAGCTCTTTTGGCTCAGCAAGCATGGAGGTTAATTGTTAAACTAGAGTTTTTATGTGCACAGGTTCTTAAGGCCCTATACTATTCGGGTGGTAAACTTGAGAACACGTATCCATAGGGAACGCTTCTTCTTCATGGCAAGTTGTGAGTTATGGACTAGAACTACTGAAAAAGGTTTGATATGGAGAGTGGGTGATGGAAGAATTATTCGAGTGTTGACTGCGaaaaatttcataaaaaataTAAATACATGGATTCAAAAAAGTGGTCATGAATTTAAGAAAATACCATACTCAAAAAAGATCACAAACTTGATAAACAATTCAGGAATTGAAAAATTCATGAATTTGGCCAAATTTCACAAATTTAAAAACAAACTCGgatttgaaaaatattcatgaaATGGAAACCAACATCCTGAAATtgaaaatattcatgaatttgaaaattaAAGGATTTGAAAGTGATCATAAATTGGAAAGTTCTAACAGATTTATAAAATGTGGATGAACTTTAAAAAGTGAATTTAAATAAGTGATCTTAGATTTAATAATTTTTGTGAAATTACAGAAAATGAAGAATTTTAAAATTATTCGTGATTTCCACGAAAGTTCACAATTTGCAAAACGGTAAAACCAAAAGTAAAACCAAAAAGTAGAAATAAACGAAAAACAAAATACTAGAGAAGAACTCAAAAAATAGTaaaacaaaaggaaaaaagaaTGATTAAAAATGATACGAAAAATCCAGGCTGGAAGCTTCACAAACCGGGCCCACATACTACTCAAAGCTTCCCAAAACCCGGACCCCATGCAAAAAGTAGGGAAGCGAGAGATCATATATGGGTCCACCAGCTTATACCGGGCCAAGCGATACCAGTTGTGTGCCTAACTAAACTATGCGCGTTGGCAGGTGCGGAGCTAGAAATTTTGTGAAGCATGGGCAAGTTTAAGCCTAAGTATATATAATCAGAAAAATTAAAATTGGGTGTTTCGATCAagatttttcttcttcttgatACCGGTCTTTTACCGATAGGAGCCGCAAGAACCGCTTTTGAAAACATCTCGGATTTTTTTTGCCTTGTTTGAATTCAAATTCCTTTATTAGCGGAATATAGGGTATTTAACCCTCTATTTATGCAGATCTCTTTGCATTCTAGCAGTCAACACTTGTCCTAATGGGTTTGAGTCCTCCGTAACTCACCATGGCCATAGAAATTTTTCAATGCTCGTACTCCCTTCATAGAAAAATATAAAAGTGTTTGGTCACTATTTTATTTACAGAGAGGGTAACATTAAAAATCGGGTTGGCAACATTGTTAGTCAATCCCGTAACCTTGAAAGCACTTCCACCAGTCTAGAGGCTATGTTGTGTCAAAATATGCATACACGTTCTATTTGACACTATCTAAACATGTAGCAAGAAACTCCAGGGTCTGACGAAATATCCGATAGCCGATCGGTTTCCAAAATTTTGTAGACCAAAACAAAAACCTTGATTCTAATACATAACGTTTAAAATAGCAAACCACAAATCTACATTAATAATGAAGAAGTAGTATATAACCTGAATGACCAACTCCGGACGCTCTAACCTCAAAATTAAACCATCATAAGTGAATCTTCAAAAATTAGCAATCTCACCTAAGCACAAAAGAGGGGACAAGAAGGCGCCGGCAGATGATGCAAGTTGTTCCTGGGATGGATCTGCTTCAGCTCAGCCCATCGCCGGCCATGCGCCCAACCAAGGCCAGCCTCCACCCACCACAGTTACCTCTCCAATCAACCCAGTGTGCCGCCGTCTGCAAGACTGCAACAGCCGAACATGCGGGTCGCGGGGAGGTGGAGCGATTGTTTTTTTTAGAGGTGGTTTTTTTAGACACTTTTTGAGGGGTAATTTTTTTAGGCTATTTTGAGGGTAGGTTTTTTTAGTAACATTTTGAGGTAGGTGGAGCGATCGATTGATCTGGTCGTTTTTTTTTGAGGAATCTCGCAGCCTTTATTCAATCAAAGAAATagtcataggtacatatgttggGTCATGAGGTGTGCCCAACCAAACATGACGCCCTATACCTAGCTTACAAGCATA from Triticum urartu cultivar G1812 chromosome 3, Tu2.1, whole genome shotgun sequence encodes:
- the LOC125546475 gene encoding uncharacterized protein LOC125546475 — protein: MTSCVAERVTNGGAMKGGKVDLSGMRWRMSSCLSLILQPLSLSSSAAFRHARSMPSIKALAAEGALQQWWELRLGWIMTRKPSFTRAVEMSVDVAAVLGCHRLSTLRHVFYKGRVNVHRLLGRDGLLLEGVFVQDFRCDCINYDQNFNNGDIDTRC